TCTCGACGGCGACCGGAACGGAGTCGTCGGCCTCGACGCCCGAGAGGGAGACGACGAACTCGGTCGGGAGGCCGACGCTCGCGGTCGACGGGCCGGCGACGGCGACGGCTCGCTCGGTGCGCTCGGGCGAGAGTTCGACGGCGCTGACGGTCGCGTTCAGGCCGTTGGCGTCTTCGGCGGCGGCGGCGAGGCTTCGCCCGCCGGTCACCTGTCCGTCGGAGGCGACGACGACGGTGCCGTTCTCCCGCAGATTCGCGGCGATGCCGTCGCCGAGCCGCGACTCGTCGCCGCTGCCGACGGTCGCGGTCGTCACCGGGACGCCCGCATCCTCGATCCCGGCCACGAGGTCGCCGGTCGCGTTCGGGAACGGCCCCATGCTCGCCGACTCGTCGGTCAGCAGCGTCACGCGCGGCTCGCCCGGCGTCTCCCGCGTCTGGACCGTGTACGGCCCCATCGCGCCGACGACCAGCAGCGCGACGACCAGCAGCCGGCTGGCGAACAGCAGCTTCCGGCTCCGCGCCGAGGCCGACCGGGATCCCCCCTCGCCGCGGAAGATCAGGTACGCGAGCAGCGCGACGGCGACCGGCAGCGCCGCAAGCGGCCACAGGTGCTCGACGCCGACGGTCAGCCCGTCGACCGAGTACGAGACCGCGAGCGGGAGCGAGGGCAAGGGATCGGTCGTCGACGCGGCCGCCCCCGCGGCCGACAGCGCGACCGCCATCACAGCTCACCCCGCCGGCGCAGGTAGCCGACCTCGAGGACGGCCACGAGCAACGCCGCGACGGCCGCGAACTCGGTCACTCGCTGCGGGACCGTCCGCGTCTCCGACCGCGTGACGTTCCCGACCGGCCCCGACCGGTCGCCCAGGTCGGCGGCGTCGACGGTCGACTCCCGCTCGGAGAGCAGCGCCGCGCTCTCGGCGGTCCCGCCGGCGGTGTAGACGCCGGCCTCCCGGACGGTGACCGTGGGCCCCGACAGGCGCCCGGACGGCCCCTCGACGCGCTCGGCGCCGAACTGGACGGTGTCGCCCGTCTCGTGGTTCAGCGCCGACAGGGGCTCCCGGCCGGCCAGGTGGAAGACGGCGCGCTTCCAGAACACGGGGTACTGGTAGTTGTACTTGAAACTCGACCGGTCCTCGATGTAGCCGTAGTACAGCAGCCGGCCCCCGTCGCGGCGGTCGGTCGCGATCAGCGGCGTCCCGTCGCGCAGCTCGACGAGCGTCTCGCCCGACTGCAGCGACCCGGTCAGGTACTCGTCGGGCGCCTGGAAGTCGATGCCCTCCGTCAGGGCGGTCTCTGTGGTTCGACGGACCGTCGGCGCCGTGTCCGTCCCGGAGGGCTCGATCAGGAGGAGGTCGCGCAGCCGGTCGGGCATCTCCTCCTGGGCCTGGACGGCGACCCCGCCGCCGCTCGCGACCGCGTCGCGGCCCGCCTGGACGTTCCCGGGCAGCAGCGAGTCGGCGTCGACGTTGCTGTAGAGTATCACGTCGTAGTCGTCCTCGACGGTCGTGGGCGGGTTGTCGACGGTCAGGTCGACCTGGTCGACCAGCGAGAGCGCGGTCGTCAGGTAGCGGTTGCGGTCGTTGGTCAACACGAGGGTGTCCACCGTCGGGTCCTCGGGGGCGACCACGGACACCGCATCGTCGGTCGCGAAGTCGTCACCGGGTGAGAGCCGGGCCTCGCTCGCGCCCGCGGGGACGGGGAACGTCACCGTCGCCACGTCGCCGCCGCCCAGCTCCAGTTCCCGCTGGCTGTCGCCCAGCGAGACGGTGCGCGTGACCGACTCCTCGCCGAAGTTCCGCACCGAGAACGTCACCTCGGAGCCGCCGAACCGGCGGTCGACGAAGCCGACGTTGCCCGCGCCGCCCCCGGCGAACTGCCGGAGGCTGACGCTCACGTCCCGGGCGCGCAGGCTCCGGACGGCGTCGACCCACTCCGAGCCCTGGAAGTCGCTCAGGACGACGACGCGCACGTCCTCCTCGGCGAGCGCCCGCGCCTGCGCGACGGCGCCCCGCAGGTCGCCGGGGGCGTCCGTCGCTCCGAGACCGCCGAGCGCGTCGCGGGCGGCGCTGGGCGGGCCGCGACGCACGAGGACCCGTCCGCCGCCGCTGGTCGTCACGACGGAGGTCCGGGTCGTCACCTCCTCGCGAGCCGCGGCGAGCGCGCGGTCGAGTCGCGTCCCGTCGCCGTCGGTCGTCGCCATGCTCGCGCTCGTGTCGACGACCAGCACCGTCTCCTCGACGACGGCCCGCTCCTGAACGGGGACGTACGGCGCGGCGAGCGACCCCGCCAGGAGCAGTATCGCGAGGATCTGGATCAGAAGCAGGAGACTCCGGGAGATCCGCTCGAACAGGGGAGTGGTCGCTCGCTGGCGCTGTTCGTCGGCGACGAAGCGGAACGTGGGCAGTTCGACGCGCTCGGGCTCCGGACGGATGAGATAGAGGACGACGACGGGAACCACGAGGAGGGCGGCGGCGAGGCCGAGCGGTGCGAGGAACACGTCGGAGAGGGCCATTCGTGTTGCGGGGACGACTGGAACCCACATTGGTCTTGTGGCGTTCGACCCGCGGACCCGGCGGCGATCCGGCGCCGTCTAGACTGATAGCCCCCGGTTCGCGGCGACGCTTCACACTGAGGTACAACGGCTTTGCCCGAACGGTGCCTGGACGATAGTAGATGATGCAGTCATCCATCGGAACGGAGTTCACCTACCGGATCGACGACGACCAGTCGGCCAGCGAGGCCGTCCTCGACGCGGTCGCGGAACGCGTGGGCGTGGACGTGCTCGACCTCTCGATACCGCTCTACGACGCCGTCGACCCGGAGGCGCTCGACACCTTCTACCGGACGGCCGACGGGGCGGCGCCGACACGGGTCTCTTTCGCCTACTGCGGGTACGACGTGACCGTGTCCGGCGACGGGACGGTCGTCCTCGACGACGCGACTGACTGCGACGTGGTACTCGGGTAACCGTGGCGTCGCCCGCCGACAGCGGTGGATTCGAGACCTGCGCGCACTGCGGCGCGCGGCTGTCGGGTTCGGCGTGGTTCCCGGCGACGACTCGCGGTGACGGTGAGTCGTTCGCGGTTCTCTCCTTCTGCGACGGGGACTGTCTGACCGCCTGGCGCGAGAGGTAGCTCAGCCGTCGGGCGCGCCGGACTCGAACAGCTGCCGACAGAGCTTGCGGTGGGCGGCGCGGACGTGCGTGTTGAACGTCGGTTGCGCGATGTCGAGCGACTCGG
The window above is part of the Halosimplex rubrum genome. Proteins encoded here:
- a CDS encoding HalOD1 output domain-containing protein; this translates as MMQSSIGTEFTYRIDDDQSASEAVLDAVAERVGVDVLDLSIPLYDAVDPEALDTFYRTADGAAPTRVSFAYCGYDVTVSGDGTVVLDDATDCDVVLG
- a CDS encoding DUF7576 family protein, with product MASPADSGGFETCAHCGARLSGSAWFPATTRGDGESFAVLSFCDGDCLTAWRER
- a CDS encoding DUF7408 domain-containing protein codes for the protein MALSDVFLAPLGLAAALLVVPVVVLYLIRPEPERVELPTFRFVADEQRQRATTPLFERISRSLLLLIQILAILLLAGSLAAPYVPVQERAVVEETVLVVDTSASMATTDGDGTRLDRALAAAREEVTTRTSVVTTSGGGRVLVRRGPPSAARDALGGLGATDAPGDLRGAVAQARALAEEDVRVVVLSDFQGSEWVDAVRSLRARDVSVSLRQFAGGGAGNVGFVDRRFGGSEVTFSVRNFGEESVTRTVSLGDSQRELELGGGDVATVTFPVPAGASEARLSPGDDFATDDAVSVVAPEDPTVDTLVLTNDRNRYLTTALSLVDQVDLTVDNPPTTVEDDYDVILYSNVDADSLLPGNVQAGRDAVASGGGVAVQAQEEMPDRLRDLLLIEPSGTDTAPTVRRTTETALTEGIDFQAPDEYLTGSLQSGETLVELRDGTPLIATDRRDGGRLLYYGYIEDRSSFKYNYQYPVFWKRAVFHLAGREPLSALNHETGDTVQFGAERVEGPSGRLSGPTVTVREAGVYTAGGTAESAALLSERESTVDAADLGDRSGPVGNVTRSETRTVPQRVTEFAAVAALLVAVLEVGYLRRRGEL